From Mugil cephalus isolate CIBA_MC_2020 chromosome 4, CIBA_Mcephalus_1.1, whole genome shotgun sequence:
ATTGTGTTTCACCCAGTCTGAGGCCAGAGACAGAGGCCGCTTGTTGGATTTCTTGAAAGTGTTTTTGGTCGAAGCTTCCTTCGCCGGAACCAGAACCGTGTCAAAAATGCCTCATCCTGTGCTGCGGATAGGAAGAGGATAAGTTTCCTCAAATTATGTAAAAAGTCCCGCTCCACCCTCCTCGTGTGCATGTGTCGAAAATAACTGTTGCATTACCCCTGGCCCACAttgacacacaataaaacatcacCACCATTGACTCGAACTGAGTCAGTTCACCACTGATGCTCAGGCCGTCCAGTCTTCCAGGGAGCCAGACAAACATCCAAAATGCCAGTCGACTACACCGGGACATGGGACATCGTCAGCAATGTCAACTTTGAGAAATACATGGTCGCATTGGGTGAGTTCAAACATTCAATTGCAATATAAGGAAATCTTTGTCGTCTCAGCACCCTTTCTGTGAATTAGCGAGCGCCATGACTCATCTTCAGCATGCATTTCCTTTTGTCAGTGACGCGCAGGGTGTCATATGTCTGGTGAAAGCAAGTGCCCGTCTGATTTCTGATCTGACCGTGGTTGTCTCGTTTACCCCCCTCGTGTTGTCATGCAGGCATTGATTTTGCAACGCGGAAGATTGCCTCTGTGTTGAAGCCCCAGAAAGTGATTAAGCAAGATGGAGACCGTTTCACAATCCAGACCTTCACTACTTTCAGGAATTATgagttttcattcaaaattgGAGAAGAGTTCGAAGAGCAGACCAAAGGAATGGACAACCGGATGTGCAAGGTAAaagctttaataaaataaataaataaacattgtgatTTTTAAGGTAATACATGTTTTTCTGATCGCACCATGCAGGAAAATGACAGGTTTGCtatattttgtttgctttttattttctaacaGACTGTGGTCAACTGGGAAAATGATAAACTCGTGTGTGttcaaaaaggagaaaagaggaaccGAGGCTGGACTCACTGGATTCAGGGAGATGAGCTCCACCTGGTATGACAGACTTTATTCTGGTTAATAAGAATACGAATGTTTGCCATCAAGAATTAGTGCATTCTGATTGTGATATATCATACAAAATTGTAATTGCAGACATGAGAAAATATTGCTTCTGATGAACGATGACACAAAAGTTTATTCAAACATACATTCCCTGTATCATTTTCTCCTTTCAGGAACTTACTTGTGAAGACCAAGTCTGCAAGCAAGTTTTTAAAAGAACTCTGTAATCTTTCCTTTGTAGTATTTCCATAAAATGAGTTAAGCTACATAATGTAGCTGTCATACTGAATAAaaggtttgtctgtttgtttatttcagtaGCCAGCATTAAGACACATTATGTCACTTCACACCatttcaaagcattttacaacatttcctttgagaattaataaaataaaaaaataaaaatcacattcatTAAAATATCAGCGTGTCTCCAACTATGCATTTGATCATATAATTCCATAACTTTTATAGGAATACTTAAATTATTTGCTTGGAAAACTAGTTTTGGTGGCCAGCACTGTACATGTCTCCATTTGATTCTATTcccaattaaaacaaaaaatacaataaaaataacagtgtTGCTTCTGGTAAAATTACTTGATTAAAATGGATGCAATCATTTCATTACAAAAGTCAATTAATATTATTcaattgtaaaaaataataataatactattaataaaaaaaatgtgatgcagTTCTAATTTAAAATTCTAGTATAAAATTTGTAGTACCCCATCCTGACCACAAGACGATgctatgaaaatgtttaaaataaatggtcaTTGATTAGCAGAACATACGGGGCGTGAGAAAGCGTGAAGACGTGGCGATTGTGTGGATGGTAGAGGAGTTATCATCGGCCGTCTTTCTCTATGTACTTTAATAGACGTTTTCTAAGTGGTACCAGAAGAGGGCAGTAATGTGACATTGGGGATGGTGACTACCGTAACACctcgaagaagaagaacaacaacaacggggaaagagaagaagaagaattatgCCGCgagttttgttttccagttatCTGTTATCAAAACATAGACCGCATTTAACGAACTGTCACCTTTAAGTATATAGGTGTATAGTGTAAAACATATATGTTACAAACGGTGTCTCGTTTTgactgtcatttttattttgtcattttttttttttgcctcactCATTAGAGCAGTGGTCGATGTAAATACCGTTGTTTTCCGGTGGCAGTTAAGCAAAAGTtaatctaaaaagaaaatgtcgaCTGACACAGACGAAACTCGTCAGGTAAGATTATGTTACATTACGCGACGGCCGACCACATTATTATCTAAACTAATGTCAATTAAATGTAAGGTAATATTAACGAAGTAGCTTGCTAAGCTAACATTACTGTTGTCATCTTGGATAGTATCATCTCACTGACTTCTAATCGGGGtccgtgtttttttgtttgttttttttaattattattataattttagaGGTTAAAGGCAGCCGTGCATTATACAGTGAGTCGTATTTGTCAGAACAACGGAGAAAGCCACCGGAGAGAGTTCAGCCGACAAGTCATAGCAGCGATAGCCGAGACGACTTTCAGACAATGTGGTGAGTGTCAACAGGAAAGCATTCACCTTCAAAGACAGCAAATAAGATCCAGACATCTGACCTAAGAGCTCACTGGATAAATGACTGGAGTCCTGTAATTGATATGTAAACCATACACTATAGGACCTTTTCCAGTTCTTCTACCAGCATATTACAATATGTTACACAAACAAATTCACATGTTCTGGATGCTCATGACTTTCTCAAGTCTTCTCTTATTTTGCCATCTTATTTATTCTCAGCGCACACATGTTACACAGAAcagcaaaaagacacaaaacataaGAATGTGTAACAAGACCCTACAATTTCTGTCCCTATTTCTCTGCGTGATCAGCATTACAAATGTCTCTCACGTTCACTTTGAAATAACTTCTTCAGATTatatttgttaatgtttttccATATTTCAAAATGCATATAATGCATGTTAATGcatcaaaaatgtatatatgaaTACtggtatatacatacatgtatatatctACAAGTAGATATATAGCAGTTTTACACAGCCACCATCTACAGCTGTGAACAGACACATTCAAGCATCAAGCATTCACTCATCACCACCTTTAACTTTCTCTAGTGACTTGTCTCAGGCAGCTACCTCTGTCTGAGTCTGTCCAACCTGAAATCTTCAGATAGAGTCtaatttggcttttattttttatgttgtagaGTCAAGCTGTTCATTCAAaatgtacagatggaacatcttgtagaaaaagtataaaaaatctCATTCAGTATAATTAAATTTCATGGCTAAATATTACAGTAAAAAAGTTCATAGCATTATTAATACAAACTCTATGAGTTTGTTATGAGGAAGAAGATGTGGATTTCAATGTATTGCTACATTGAGGGCTGATTGGAAAAGCAGTATGTTTCAttgtaagaagaaaaaaaaaaaaagccgacCGGACCCAGAGGTGAAGAGGTCTGTTTATGGAACAGGAAGAACAGCTTCCTTCACCTCAGGGTAACATTTTCCATAAATCCACATTCTGGAATACACCTATGAAATAGTTTGACGTCAGAACTTTGATAAGTTATCCAGTTTTGTTCACGTGAACTACTGTTGTGCAAGAAGTTTAGGAAAAAATGTGTGACTGTATGTAAACAGGTGAATTAAACAATGGTAACAGTATTTAGTCTCATGCAGTTTTGTAATCCCACTGTTGGGTTTAACTTggtttttctttaattcagaTATATTTGCAAAGGATCTGGAGGCTTTTGCAAGGTgagcatgtttatttttttgtgatattaACAAGTTGGTTATGGCTGTACTTTTTCACTTCCCTTATTCTGATTCTGTTTTACTAtaactgatcaggcataacattatgaccaccttcctaatattgcatAGGCCTACTTTTtgactcagagaatggacatggactctctgtgtctggcaacagaaggTCGTTAGTCgggtctttgggttctatgaggggaggggaggggactccgtggatcatcccactcTGGTTCAgcttgagatctagtgaatttggaggccagatcaaccaccgcaggataaataaagtatccatctttttcatgttttgagttgttcgtAAACaactgcatcctactggggatggctgctgccatcaaggagtgtcattgctatggggtgggggtgtctggtctggtctaggtgggttgttcatgtctaagtaacatccacacaaatgccaggtccagaagtttcccagaagaacactgaattgtcacaaggtggtcaatgttatgcTTGGTCGTTATGTTTGGATGTGTCTACATCAGATTTCAAGTTTCAGATTTGATTTCAGGCATGCTAAACGGAGCACGGTGTCTGCAGAGGATGTTAA
This genomic window contains:
- the cenps gene encoding centromere protein S, whose product is MSTDTDETRQRLKAAVHYTVSRICQNNGESHRREFSRQVIAAIAETTFRQCDIFAKDLEAFARHAKRSTVSAEDVKLVARRSTALTNYIQNKSEELAQEQQLKKKSTGKRKSKDTEDDRE
- the rbp7b gene encoding retinoid-binding protein 7, whose product is MPVDYTGTWDIVSNVNFEKYMVALGIDFATRKIASVLKPQKVIKQDGDRFTIQTFTTFRNYEFSFKIGEEFEEQTKGMDNRMCKTVVNWENDKLVCVQKGEKRNRGWTHWIQGDELHLELTCEDQVCKQVFKRTL